In one window of Cupriavidus necator N-1 DNA:
- a CDS encoding enoyl-CoA hydratase/isomerase family protein, whose protein sequence is MSGTVLFATQGTTATVTLSHAGKLNAISAQMWRELAAGFARLSADTSLRCVVVRGADGNFAAGADIAEFPAERADEAAVRHYHMATIAPALAAVAQCTHPTVAMIEGVCVGGGLEIASHCDLRIAASDSRFGVPINRLGFPMAPGELQGLLALAGRAAALEILLEGRVFDAAEARDKGLLTRVVEPGALAAEVDATVRRIAAGAPVAARINKATIRRLAPLPAPLSPAELDAHFAYAAGADHAEGVAAFLARRPPQFRGE, encoded by the coding sequence ATGAGCGGCACCGTATTGTTCGCCACGCAGGGCACCACCGCCACCGTGACGCTGTCGCACGCGGGCAAGCTCAACGCCATTTCCGCGCAGATGTGGCGCGAGCTGGCCGCGGGCTTTGCGCGCCTGTCCGCCGATACTTCGCTGCGCTGCGTGGTGGTGCGCGGTGCCGACGGCAACTTTGCCGCCGGCGCCGACATCGCCGAGTTCCCGGCAGAGCGCGCCGACGAGGCCGCGGTGCGCCACTATCACATGGCTACCATCGCGCCGGCACTGGCGGCGGTGGCGCAATGCACGCACCCCACCGTGGCGATGATTGAAGGCGTCTGCGTGGGCGGCGGGCTGGAAATCGCCAGCCACTGCGACCTGCGCATCGCCGCCTCGGACAGCCGCTTCGGCGTGCCGATCAACCGCCTGGGCTTCCCGATGGCGCCCGGCGAACTGCAGGGCCTGCTGGCGCTGGCGGGCCGCGCCGCCGCGCTGGAGATCCTGCTGGAAGGCCGGGTCTTCGACGCCGCCGAGGCGCGCGACAAAGGGCTGCTGACCCGCGTGGTCGAGCCCGGCGCGCTGGCCGCGGAGGTCGATGCCACGGTGCGCCGCATAGCCGCGGGCGCGCCCGTCGCCGCCCGCATCAACAAGGCCACCATCCGCCGGCTGGCGCCGCTGCCGGCACCGCTGTCGCCCGCCGAGCTGGACGCGCATTTTGCCTACGCCGCAGGCGCGGACCACGCGGAAGGGGTGGCCGCCTTCCTCGCGCGCCGGCCACCGCAGTTCCGTGGGGAGTAG